The following are encoded in a window of Vigna unguiculata cultivar IT97K-499-35 chromosome 8, ASM411807v1, whole genome shotgun sequence genomic DNA:
- the LOC114193094 gene encoding uncharacterized protein LOC114193094: protein MEKKELEETDERSPRAVGKIEGDLSEEHREKHSVRAETQNVDCDCSEFGNDQHIGHDALKFDDEQHSMPNRVDEVIDVELNIQEERKDNVAGESQLGRRLGDSCDLLCGPQQENLETGTVPDDLFQKDHDSDSMESGIEVSIVGQECSGVKGDSGDFEPKSQEVSLDNSFVRQGLFIEKDDSRSVGSAQMNQKTENTSEGNNLEPDVGGAVVPGTEAGCSTSMDTLHTNPENLRGVEKTKSLRDFVKEKSIIAVSMVLRRLSVKRDEYTVVKSDDMGKDPSYLSRESDTKEVPEKTVEKTIWNPLNYIKTSSVDAENRTVSREEPINEGPSLPIPMKGRIILYTRLGCPECKEVRKFLYMKRLRYVEINIDVFPSRKMELEKNSGSTSIPKVFFNGILIGGLSTLKSLSESGKLNEKIDYLINEAPSFECPVPPLSGEDDVSSRGALDEMALIVRKMKECIVVKDRFCKMRRFTNCFVASDAVDFLSEDQLLERKEAVEFARKLASKLFFQHVFDENLFEDGNHLYRFLDDDPTVASFCYNIPRGIITVKPKPMTEVASRLRLLSYAMFEAYASEDGRHVDYRSMHGSEEFARYLRIIEELQRGEVCDLSREEKLAFFINLYNMMTIHAILVWGHPSGALERRKLFEDFQYVIGGFTYSLSAIQNGILRANQRQPYTLMKPFGAKDKRLRVALPFPESLIHFALVYGTRSGPSLRCYSPGDIDRELMDAARNFLRNGGLSIDFTAKVAHATKILKWFSVDFGRNEAEVLKHVSSYLHPADSELLLDLLATSELKVIYQPYDWGLNC from the exons atggaaaagaaagaattagAGGAGACAGATGAGCGAAGTCCTCGGGCCGTTGGAAAGATAGAAGGGGATTTGAGTGAAGAACATAGGGAAAAACACTCAGTGCGGGCAGAAACTCAAAATGTAGACTGTGATTGCTCTGAGTTTGGGAATGATCAGCATATTGGTCATGATGCCCTCAAGTTTGATGATGAGCAGCATAGTATGCCAAACAGGGTGGATGAGGTGATAGATGTAGAGTTGAATATTCAAGAGGAAAGAAAAGACAATGTAGCCGGAGAATCTCAGTTGGGTCGGAGGTTGGGGGATAGTTGCGATTTGCTGTGTGGACCTCAACAAGAAAACTTGGAGACCGGTACGGTTCCAGATGACTTGTTTCAAAAGGATCATGATAGTGATTCCATGGAATCTGGAATTGAAGTTAGCATTGTTGGACAAGAGTGTTCAGGTGTTAAGGGAGACAGTGGAGATTTTGAGCCTAAAAGTCAAGAAGTAAGCCTAGATAATAGTTTTGTGCGGCAGGGTTTGTTCATAGAGAAGGATGACAGCAGAAGCGTGGGATCTGCACAAATGAATCAAAAAACAGAGAACACTTCAGAGGGCAATAATTTGGAGCCTGATGTTGGTGGAGCTGTGGTTCCTGGAACTGAAGCTGGCTGCAGCACATCTATGGATACTTTGCACACCAATCCGGAGAATCTACGTGGGGTTGAGAAGACAAAATCTCTTAGAGACTTTGTTAAGGAGAAAAGTATAATAGCAGTGTCCATGGTGCTTCGCCGCCTTTCTGTAAAAAGAGACGAATATACTGTGGTTAAATCTGATGACATGGGTAAGGACCCTTCATATTTATCAAGAGAAAGTGATACGAAAGAGGTTCCTGAGAAGACAGTGGAGAAAACAATTTGGAATCccttaaattatattaaaacgtCATCTGTTGATGCTGAAAATAGAACTGTCTCAAGGGAGGAACCTATAAATGAAGGTCCATCACTACCCATACCCATGAAAGGAAGGATTATATTGTACACAAGACTAGGGTGCCCAGAATGTAAAGAAGTTAGGAAATTTTTGTATATGAAAAGGCTTAGATATGTTGAAATCAACATTGATGTCTTTCCTAGTAGAAAGATGGAGCTGGAGAAGAATTCAGGATCTACTTCTATTCCCAAGGTTTTTTTCAATGGAATACTTATTGGAGGCTTGAGTACACTAAAGTCCTTAAGTGAGTCTGGCAAACTTAATGAGAAGATTGACTACCTTATTAATGAAGCACCATCATTTGAATGCCCAGTTCCGCCACTTTCTGGAGAGGATGATGTGTCCAGTAGAGGGGCGCTTGATGAAATGGCTCTAATTGTCCGCAAAATGAAAGAATGCATTGTTGTGAAGGACCGATTTTGCAAAATGCGGAGGTTTACTAACTGCTTCGTTGCTTCTGATGCTGTGGACTTCTTATCAGAAGATCAATTGTTGGAAAGGAAGGAG GCTGTTGAGTTTGCACGAAAACTTGCCAGCAAGCTCTTCTTTCAGCATGTTTTTGA TGAGAATCTATTTGAGGATGGTAATCACCTATATCGGTTTTTGGATGACGATCCAACTGTGGCATCTTTTTGTTACAACATTCCGAGGGGGATAATTACTGTTAAACCTAAGCCTATGACAGAAGTTGCATCGAGGCTGAGGCTTTTGTCCTATGCAATGTTTGAAGCCTATGCCTCTGAAGATGGACGTCATGTTGATTACAGAAGTATGCATGGAAGTGAGGAGTTTGCAAG ATATCTAAGAATAATAGAAGAGCTCCAAAGAGGGGAAGTATGCGATTTGTCTAGAGAAGAGAAGCTtgctttttttattaatctatataatATGATGACCATCCATGCAATCTTAGTATGGGGTCACCCTTCTGGAGCACTCGAAAGAAGGAAATTATTTGAAGACTTCCAATATGTTATTGGTGGATTCACCTACTCTCTTTCGGCCATTCAAAATGGCATTTTGAGGGCGAACCAGCGACAACCATACACCCTTATGAAGCCATTCGGTGCAAAAGATAAACGTTTAAGG GTGGCCCTTCCTTTCCCGGAGTCCCTTATTCATTTTGCTTTGGTATATGGTACTCGATCAGGACCCTCACTTCGGTGCTATTCTCCCGGGGACATTGACAGAGAATTAATGGATGCAGCCCGTAATTTCTTAAGAAATGGAGGCCTTTCAATAGATTTTACTGCAAAGGTTGCACATGCCACTAAGATCCTTAAGTG GTTTAGTGTAGATTTTGGTAGAAATGAGGCAGAGGTCCTGAAGCATGTGTCAAGCTACTTACATCCTGCCGACTCAGAATTATTGTTGGACCTACTTGCCACTTCTGAGTTGAAGGTGATTTATCAGCCTTATGATTGGGGTTTGAACTGCTAG